The Nitrosomonas communis genome has a segment encoding these proteins:
- the ybgC gene encoding tol-pal system-associated acyl-CoA thioesterase, whose translation MSFEHQTQFTLPDHIFSHPVRVYYQDTDTGGVVYHASYLNFMERARYEWLREMGFSVDTLIRAHKTVFMVRSLNIEYFKPALLDDLLHVTVQVTETGRSRITLFQQVLRDQVMLVSAIIHVVCVSMENLKPVSIPMPLRQKIKK comes from the coding sequence ATGAGCTTCGAGCATCAAACGCAATTTACTTTACCGGATCATATCTTCTCCCATCCAGTGCGCGTTTATTATCAGGACACTGATACAGGAGGAGTCGTTTATCATGCGAGTTATCTTAATTTTATGGAACGCGCCCGTTACGAATGGCTGCGAGAAATGGGATTTTCGGTTGATACATTAATCCGAGCGCACAAAACGGTTTTTATGGTGCGGTCACTTAATATCGAATATTTCAAGCCAGCGCTTCTTGATGATTTGCTGCATGTTACAGTTCAAGTAACAGAGACAGGTAGAAGCCGCATCACATTATTTCAACAAGTCTTGCGAGATCAGGTTATGTTAGTCAGTGCAATCATTCATGTGGTATGTGTCAGTATGGAAAATCTCAAGCCAGTGAGTATTCCCATGCCGCTTCGTCAAAAAATCAAGAAATAA
- the ruvB gene encoding Holliday junction branch migration DNA helicase RuvB, whose translation MIETDRIIAATSFSSQEEVLERALRPRQLEEYVGQEKIREQLQIFIEAARRRKESLDHVLLFGPPGLGKTTLAHIIAREMGVNLRQTSGPVLERRGDLAALLTNLEPNDVLFIDEIHRLSAVVEEILYPALEDYQLDIMIGEGPAARSVKIDLPPFTLVGATTRAGMLTNPLRDRFGIVSRLEFYTTDELSKIVMRSAGLLYVKISFEGAKEIACRSRGTPRIANRLLRRVRDFAEIKAEGYITQPVADAALKMLDVDAIGLDVLDRKLLLAVLEKFEGGPVGIDNLAAAINEERDTIEDVLEPYLIQQGFLKRTPRGRMATTITYQHFNIIPPKNSLMDELWSEC comes from the coding sequence ATGATTGAGACAGATCGAATTATTGCTGCAACATCATTTTCTTCTCAAGAAGAAGTATTAGAGCGAGCCTTACGTCCCAGGCAACTTGAGGAATATGTTGGTCAAGAAAAAATTCGAGAGCAGCTACAAATATTTATCGAGGCAGCACGACGACGGAAGGAGTCTTTAGATCACGTACTATTATTTGGCCCTCCGGGTTTAGGTAAAACGACGTTGGCGCATATTATTGCTAGAGAAATGGGTGTTAACTTGCGCCAAACATCAGGACCAGTATTGGAGAGGCGGGGTGATTTAGCTGCTTTGCTAACCAACCTTGAACCTAATGATGTATTGTTTATCGATGAAATTCACCGGCTCTCGGCGGTAGTGGAGGAGATTCTTTATCCTGCATTGGAAGATTATCAGCTTGATATCATGATTGGGGAAGGCCCAGCTGCTCGCTCAGTTAAAATTGATTTACCACCTTTTACCCTGGTAGGGGCGACAACTCGTGCAGGAATGCTAACCAATCCGCTGAGAGATCGTTTTGGTATTGTGTCACGGTTAGAGTTTTATACCACTGATGAGTTAAGTAAAATCGTAATGCGTTCAGCAGGGTTGCTGTATGTCAAAATCTCTTTTGAGGGGGCAAAGGAGATTGCATGTCGATCGCGTGGTACACCTCGTATTGCGAACCGGTTGTTACGAAGGGTTCGAGATTTTGCTGAAATCAAGGCCGAAGGATATATTACGCAACCCGTGGCAGATGCAGCACTAAAGATGCTTGATGTGGATGCGATAGGGCTTGATGTGTTAGATAGAAAGCTGTTATTGGCCGTTCTGGAAAAATTTGAAGGTGGCCCAGTAGGTATAGATAATCTTGCTGCGGCAATCAATGAAGAGCGTGACACAATTGAAGATGTTTTGGAGCCCTATTTAATTCAGCAAGGATTCTTGAAACGTACACCGCGCGGCCGTATGGCAACAACCATTACTTATCAGCATTTTAATATTATTCCTCCGAAAAATAGTTTAATGGATGAGTTATGGAGTGAATGTTGA
- the ruvA gene encoding Holliday junction branch migration protein RuvA, which translates to MIGKITGALLEKRPPLVVVDVQGIGYEIDVPMSTFYHLPAIGEAVTLYTQLIVREDAHLLFGFGTEAERSVFRQLMKISGVGARTALALLSGLSVADIHHVVSTQDSVRLTRIPGIGKKTAERLLLELRDKLDFDTNHFDAVTVSARSDSDILNALRSLGYNDREVDWAVKQLPNNITVSDGIKQALKLLSKEK; encoded by the coding sequence GTGATAGGAAAAATCACAGGTGCATTGCTTGAAAAACGCCCCCCCTTAGTGGTAGTAGACGTGCAAGGAATTGGCTATGAAATCGATGTGCCGATGAGTACGTTCTACCATCTCCCTGCGATTGGAGAAGCTGTGACCCTTTATACCCAACTTATCGTTAGGGAAGATGCTCATTTATTATTTGGATTTGGTACTGAGGCCGAACGTTCTGTTTTCCGCCAGCTAATGAAAATCTCGGGTGTGGGTGCAAGAACTGCTTTGGCTCTATTGTCCGGATTAAGTGTAGCGGATATACATCATGTAGTATCCACCCAGGATTCTGTACGGCTTACCAGAATTCCAGGAATAGGGAAAAAAACTGCTGAACGTTTACTTTTAGAGTTGCGGGATAAACTTGATTTTGATACAAATCATTTTGATGCTGTAACCGTTTCTGCAAGAAGTGATAGTGACATACTGAATGCGTTGCGCTCGCTAGGCTATAATGACCGGGAAGTGGATTGGGCAGTCAAACAATTACCTAACAATATCACTGTTTCAGATGGCATTAAACAAGCCTTAAAGCTCCTTTCAAAAGAAAAGTAG
- the ruvC gene encoding crossover junction endodeoxyribonuclease RuvC, translating into MRILGIDPGLHITGFGIIDKIGSKLVYVTSGCIKTSSDNKLPPRLKLILDGLNHIILRHVPEHAAIEQVFVNINPKSTLLLGQARGVAICAAVLNNLDVSEYTALQIKQAVVGNGHAKKEQVQEMVVRLLRLEGKPGVDASDALACAICHAHGGVGTLAGIYSQLKNGRML; encoded by the coding sequence ATTCGTATTCTCGGTATAGATCCTGGTCTGCATATTACTGGCTTTGGGATAATCGATAAAATTGGCAGCAAATTGGTTTATGTGACCAGCGGTTGTATCAAAACATCTTCAGACAATAAGCTACCACCCCGTTTGAAATTGATTCTTGACGGGCTTAACCACATCATTCTGCGGCATGTTCCCGAACATGCCGCAATAGAACAAGTCTTTGTTAACATTAATCCAAAATCAACTTTATTACTTGGACAAGCACGTGGTGTGGCAATCTGTGCTGCTGTGCTTAATAATCTTGACGTATCTGAATATACGGCATTGCAGATCAAACAAGCAGTAGTGGGTAATGGGCATGCTAAAAAAGAGCAAGTCCAGGAGATGGTTGTAAGATTACTAAGACTGGAAGGAAAGCCCGGTGTCGATGCGTCTGATGCGCTTGCCTGTGCGATTTGTCATGCTCATGGTGGAGTGGGGACACTCGCGGGCATATATAGCCAATTAAAGAACGGAAGAATGTTGTGA